The Corynebacterium sp. SCR221107 genome includes the window GTGGGCACCGCGGCCATGCCGACGAAGGCCGAAATGGCACGCATGTCCGTGTTTTGCTGCAGGGTAATCTTGGCAACCGCCGCATCAATCAACGAGGACAGGCGTTCATCGAAACCAGCGATCTCGTCTTTGATCATGATCTCGTGATCTAATACGTCGCGGAAGTAGGACCTTAATTGCTTACCCAAGATGTCCTTATTTCCGGTAATCATCGTTCTTAATGCCGTATCTAATGGATCCACGGCATGCCGCATTTCCAAGATCTCGCGCTTGAGCAGGTAGATATGGTCGACGCTGAACTGCGAATCTGGTGTGAACACCGTTTCCTCAAGGGCGTCCACGTCGTCGGAAAGCTCAGCTCCGATTCGGACGTATTCGTCGACAAGGGCGTCCGACATGGCCCATGCCACCGCGAGCGGACCGCTGGCGGCCAATGCATCCTGAGACAGGCGTGCGGACACGTCGGGCAGTGGAGTGTTGTGGCGGATGGTGATGACGAAATCCGGTCCGACGATCATTTGCATCTCACCTGTCTCGATCACTTGACGCGAGCTGATCACCGATCGTTGCCGCTGATCGAAGTCCAAGTACTTCACCGAACGAACAACCATGAAGAGCTGGTTTTCATAACGCTCG containing:
- a CDS encoding magnesium and cobalt transport protein CorA yields the protein MHVPVERVIDHCRLYINGKSIPGDCKHSAALSQLAERCGETDQGFVWLSLCEPTEDQMLKIAAEFGVHALIVEDVVTAHQRPKVERYENQLFMVVRSVKYLDFDQRQRSVISSRQVIETGEMQMIVGPDFVITIRHNTPLPDVSARLSQDALAASGPLAVAWAMSDALVDEYVRIGAELSDDVDALEETVFTPDSQFSVDHIYLLKREILEMRHAVDPLDTALRTMITGNKDILGKQLRSYFRDVLDHEIMIKDEIAGFDERLSSLIDAAVAKITLQQNTDMRAISAFVGMAAVPTLIAGIYGMNFDNMPELHSQYGYFYVLGVIVLIVAALWWFFRKRNWL